The segment CATCCTTCATCTTCCAGGAAATATACTTATCCCTTGCCTTCTGCCACCACTGATACCACTAGAACTTCTAATGTTTTCTTCTCTACTAAAGTCCCTGGAGCTCACTCTGGAGATGCATCCACTATGGATTCATTTAACTTATATGGTCATCACCCCTTTTCTGATTTGTCACAACTGCCAGAGAAACTTTCTCATGTTGAATCATCAAGGATTCCTATTGTTTTACCTGAGTTTAGCACCAATGATTCCAATACTGACATCCTGAGAAATTCTGATATCGTATCCTATGACAATGAACAAGCTTTACCCAGGGCTTCTAGCAATCCTTTAGAGGTACCTGAAGGGACAGAAAAttatttggatttcttttataACTATAATTTCACTGAGAACCAACTGTCAAAAACCTTCATAGCAATCACAGTCACAAGACTGGTGGTAGGCTTCCTTCTGCCCTTCATCATCATGGTGATCTGTTACACCCTCATCATTTTTCGTTTAAACAGAGGTCACTTTGCTAAATCTAGGAGCAAAACCCTGAGAGTGGCTATAGTGGTAGTAGTTACCTTTTTTGTTTGCTGGACTCCATACCATATTATTGGGGTCCTGTCATTGCTTGCATCTCCATATACCCCACTTGAGAAGGCAGTGATAGCATTGGACAACCTCTCCATTGCACTGGCATCTGCCAATAGCTGCCTTAATCCCCTGCTCTATGCCTTCATGGGGAAGGATTTTAGgcaaaaagcaaaacagtccATACAGGGCATTCTGGAGGCTGCCTTCAGTGAAGATACCATTCAATCTTCTAGTTGTCCCCAGAACAAAACCTCACTGACTCAAGACATTGTCAGTACTGCTGTGTGAGAAGATGTGCTAGTGGCACTCCATGGTCCCAGTAAGGGTGTCCTAGGGCATGTTTCAAAATGGAAGATGTCATACTGTCTAGGAGATTTGGAATATAATTGAATGGTTAGAGGGAACCATGAAAAATCattctaggtgctagggataacATTCTAAGGATCCAACCTATAGAGGATAATGTaatagaaatttaatttaatttaattggcttaggaaactcaagttttaGCTATTGAGGGAGCTTCCTCAATAAGTATTCAAGAATTTCTTGAGCACAAAAACATCCAGAACATAAAGGCCTGGAGTCTCTCTTTCAGATTTCTGCCCAAAGACCAGCAACATTACTAACACCAACATAGCAGAGCTATGCTCATATGAATATAGGTTATATCCTGGATGAACATCTCTTCCCTCTGAATGTCCTTCCCTAGCTACAGCAATTTCTGTAAGCCACAGGTATCTTGTCTACTTCCAATTCTGAACCTGAGATACCTGACCAACCTGGTCAGACCTGATCTATAGTAATTCTTATGTTTGAACAGGATTgcatgacattggacaagtcaattaagctcccaggttcctcatctataaaagagttGTACTGGAAGATTTCACtttgaactctaaaattctgGTATATGTGAAACTTAGGTTTATTCAATGCACAAGAACTAAAGGTTTATTggcaagagatgatgaaggaTAAGATCTATAGGCCAATTGAAACAGATGagaatcagatttttaaaaacttattttaatgttttgtcattttttttagcttttacagaagctttttttttttatctttcaaagatatagcaagaacagaagtacAACCATCCTTTCCTCCAACACTTTGGGGACACATTCTCACCACAATACTTCACTCTGAGGGCATCAATTTggcacagattttttttaaagcagtttctACATAACATTAATCCCACCAAGTTTACGTCAAAAGAAGGTATGGCTCCTTTGGCCAAAGGAGGCCAGATGAGTCCATTTACTGCTGGGTTGGGTCCAAAATGTCATGCTAAAGGGCTGGAATGTTGGTTACTCTTTGTTCCTCCAAACACTGATACTGGGCTGGCTGCAAGTTCTGGCCTAGAGGAAAATTCCTAAACTCCTGAGGGCTGCAATCTCTTGCCATTCTGAAGTCCTTCATTCTAAACTAAATCCTCTCCCTGCTACAATTTAATATCATTTATTCTGCTCTAGTAAAAATGAATAGTCAATGTATTCATATCTTAcataaaaagaatatgaaaaaagaaattttggaagTCCTTGAAGATAAAGATTGATGTATGGAATACAAGGGGGCAGCGAATAGTGTATATGTCCTATGAGAGGCTATCTAGAGTTTAGCCAATTAGTAAAatggtaaatatttattgagtacttattGTGTATATAGAGTATTGACATATCTCCGAataatattctttaaatattatttaagttagaaattttattgataccttttacCTTTATATTGAAGTCATTTCAAATTCCCACACCTATAATTGAATATTCCTTtatgtcaaagaaaaacaattgatgtAGTGACTGATTCTGACAATATTCTGTCCAATAGTCCCCTGCCTTTCTATTTCAAGGAGTTAGATGAAGGGGAGTTATGTTTAATTATCAGTTCTCCAGGATTTTCACTGGGTTTTCAACTATTCAAAATTCAATCTCCTTTTACTGGTTCTACTTATTTTGATCTGCATCAATATATATAGgatatccccaaagtcttagttttaagctactaaaactcaagtataaaaaaatttaagatatatgggagtgattgtaggaaactgaaaacaaataaattaattaattttaaaaaaaacctttgacccagcaatatcgcttctagaactgtatcccaaagagatcataaaaatgggaaagggtcccacatgtaccaaaacatttataacagctctttttgtggtggccaagaactggaaatcaaggggatgcccatcaattggggaatggctgaacaagttgtggtatgtgaatgtaatggaatactattgtgctataagaaatgatgaacaggaacacttcagggaggcctggaaggacttgtacgaactgatgctgagtgaaaggagcagaaccaggagaactttgtacacagcaacaaccacagtgtgtgacaaatttttctggtagacttagtccttcatagcaaagcaaggacctaaaaaattcccaatggacttttgaggcaaatgtcttccacattcaaagaaaaaactacatctaactggaatgcagaatgaagtggactatttacttttgtattatgttttgttttgtatggtttctcccatttattttaattcttgtattcaacatgactaaggtgaaaatgtattttaataggaatgtatgtgtagaacttatataagatgggacactgtctcagggagggaatgggaagggagggggaaaggagagggaaaaaatgtaagatgtatggaaatgattgtagagcactaaaaacaaagtaatttttaaaaaagaataaattgactttctgacaaaaaaaatgatgaataggaagacttcaaagaggcctggaaagactaacatgaactgatgctgagtgaaaggggtagaaccaggagaactttgtacacagcaacaatcacagtgtatgaggaatttttctggtagacttagcccttcacagcaatgcaaggacctaaaaaattcccagtggacttttgagaaaaaatgcctttcatatccagagaaacaactatggaactggattacagaatgaagcagaccattttctctcttttttttttgttttttgttttttggttttttttcatggtttttcccattcattttagtttttctatgcaacatgactaaggtgaaaatgtatttaataagaaggtatggtgtagaacatatataagattgcacaccatctcagggagggagggagaggtgagggaaatggaaaggtgggggagggaagggaagaaaatctaagatatatggaagtaattgtagaaaactgaaaacaaaataattaattaattttaataaaaccTCAAATATACTAAGCTTAagtattgttgtttgtccttcattttttggagaggaccaatggcatcatgaGGTGATGACTTGATGACttgcaaattggatttaaggacAAAAGtccaagatgactggtgatggcccaggatacagtaaATGACCTTGGCCTCTgctgtctgaccaaactctaaatACTCCATGGCACtgtcatctgcccattctaccgggggaagtcttcatgtgcttggagTAGGCATTCCCCTAACttactgatgggtttgaggtctgtcaATTACTCTCAACCTGGATTAGCCTGTCTGCAGAGAGTTTTATCAGGGTTTGgctactgtgcatgctacagcttcttaacTATaagaagacttttgggacaccttgtataaactgctaaattttataaatttttataaactATATAGACTATTAAGCCACTAAAGCTTAAAACTATACTAAGAcctttgggacaccctgtacatatcttcctattttttcctgaatcaatcaatcataaGTATGTGTTAAATTACTATTATGTGCCAGTACAGTGCGAGGTGCAAATTCACCAAGGAAATAGACTGCCCATCAgattcatatatcacagttttTCTGGTCATTCTCCAATTTTGGTTAAGTACAATTtccagttttgtgtgtgtgtgtgtttgctacCATAGAAGAGTCTACTATGAATATATTGGCACAGATTGgatttttcttcagtctttgacttccttggaggTATGTACCCAGTATAGGACTTCTGGGTCAAAGGTTGTGGATAGTTTTGTCACTTGTCTTCTACACTTCCACATTGATGCCTTTTTTCTCACAGTGGTCCTCAGCATGTTTTCATGTGGTCCTTtatagtttacaattcttttgaaaactcctTTGCTCACTCAAAGGGGAGTTGCTAGGGCACCAAACAAATTCAAATAGTGAATTTCCTGGAGTTTTATTTATTCTATGTACTCTCTAGATACAGTTGAGAATCTGGAAAAGACCATGGATGTGAAACCACTTGGAAGATGtttcattgttattatgtatgACTAATTTCTTTATCAATTCTATGCCAAGAGCAAAAGCACTTTATGCAGTTGAGCTTGTTTGTCTGATTCAGTGAGAAGTCAACTCCATTATGCTAAAGTTACATGACTAAGACTCCCTGTGATAAATGTAGTTCAAGGAGACTGAATTCAGCATAGATGTAGGCAGGAAAGCTGACTTCTGATTGAGTAAAACACTAATTTGCATACCTCCCTAGATCAGTGCCTTGTCATGAAAATGGGGCTTAAAACTATAAGCTATGCAGAGTTacccaagatggacaggtcatagtggagagttctaaCAAAGTGTGAACCACTGaagaagaagatggcaaaccattccagtatctttgccaagaaaaccccacagacagtaCTGAAATGCTAAGATATAATATTAGAAGATGAGTCCCTCGGGTCGAAATGTGTCCAACACATTCAAtgaacatgaatttggacagactttgggagaccAGAGGGCCTGGCATGCTAGGCTCcacaggtcacaaagagtcagacacaactgaacaagataTTAAGTTGAGGTTGTCCCAAAGAGAAGCAGCTCTTAGAAGGCTATTGACTCTGAAAACTATGTAGTTCAACACTTTCACCCATGAGCTCATGTCCATAATTTTCAGGAGTGCAAACTTCCCCTGCAACAAGTCCTTAGTGATATATAGAACCAGGTGAGTGGCAAGCAGATATAACCAGTGGTAAAAATAAGTGGTGGTTTGGATAAtccaccttctccttctccttttactTGTATACCAATTAGTATATTTCTGTTGGTATCCTTTAAATTCTTTGTTCCCTGCTTCTAAACCATCCATATTGACTCATATGCCTATAGTAGTTTCAAACTTCACATCCCTCATGGCATTCCTGCCCATATATCAAATGTGCTTCTCCCAAGAAACTCAtctgaaatggagaaagagggagaaatagcAAAAATTCTGCCATCCACTTCAAAATTCATCAACACACCTAGGCATACtattaagcttttaaaaaaatgatttccttCAAAAGTTTAATAGTGTACATGTGTTTTAAGTGTCAGGATTCCCATAGATATGATTAATATACATGTCTTCTATACCAACATTAACATAAATGACCATAACTTTTGTTTTATGCAAAGCCTAGCAAATCAAATAtgctaataagtatttattaatgtgCTAACTCCCAGTATGCTACTGTGTGGTAGCTAGATGGTggtgtggatagagcacccaccctggagtcagaaagacctgagttcaaattgaatctcaaatacttattagctgtgtgatcctgggcaagtctcttaaccctgtttgcctcagttccccatctgtaaaataagctagagaaggaaatacaaaccactccagtatctttgccaaaaaaaaaaaaccaaaccatcacagtcacagagagtcagacacagctaaaacaactcaacagcaacaacttTCTACTGCGGACCTCAGGAAATCCATTTCTATCCACTTTTCAACCAACCACAGAACTCTCCTATCCAAAAATCAAAACCACCACCTCCCTGCTTTCTACCATCGCACTCCACCATTATCTAACCGTTCACCAACTTTCTACTTCCTTCTAGTCATTTATttcataactggaaaaaaaagaaactttgagTACCCACCATGAATAGGACACAGAGATGCAAGGATGAATGAGAAATGACCAAAATCATACATACTTAAGACATGAGGTCCAATCCTGTTGCCAGATAGCTAAgaattcatttgaattttataagcatttagtgagtgcctattatgttccaggaacAGGgaataaagaccaaaaaaaaaaaaaaagcccttgcCTTCTAAGCACTTACATTCTTCTGAAGGAAAATAAcagaaaattatatattatgaAACCTCAAGACACCACTATCATTTGGACAGCGAAGGCAAAGGGACTTGGACAATTCCATCAATGGCTCATATTTGAGTTTCATATAGGGACAGTGCAGAATTCCAGCTGTGGTTCTTTCTCAGTTGCATTTTTGTTAGGACTTTCTTAGATGACAAAACATCTGCAGGGCTATCTTTTTTGGTGTCTTTTGTATTAACATTGATCTGAATAAACAATTTTTTGTTTCTCCTATGGCTGAGAATGACTCACAGAGAGCTGTAAATGGGTGATGTTCCGAGAAACCTTAGCCTCCACTTTCAGAGTCTTGTAGCAACTTTAGGAATTCTTTGGGATAGATTTAAGGAGGCTTTTCTAGAACTGACCAAGTCTTAGGAGCCCAGAACATGATGCAGAAGTCTTAAAAGTTCTGATTGTCTTAGGAAGGTATTCTTTTGAAAGAAACCTCTGAGGGAGTACTCTACCCAAGGAACCTttgaaaatctttatttttctggaatTCAACTGCTCCAATCTTATTTCaaacttccatgtgactcagaatAGAAGTCAGGTGTCCCCAGTACCACTCACCCAGGGGATGGTGGACTACCTAAGCAAAATTTCATTGTGGCTAATGTAACACTGAAAACATAGAGGGCATGTCCATTCAGTTCTGACATTTTGGTAGGCCATCAAGCCTACAAGAAACTTCCACTCCAATCAATCTCAATCCCTCCCTCCTGTTTTCCCTCACACTGTCCCCAAGGATTGAAGATGAATTCAAGCAAATGTTTCACCAAACAAAGTCTGACACTGGCACAAGAAGGGTCAAcattcttgtttgtttgtttgttttattaagaaagcatgcaaaaaaaaaattgtgaggccaaactcctcccccacccctttccagCCCACACTGATGCAAAGCATCATGAGGGTCTTGAGGGAATCACCTAACCAGATACATAGGGGTTAAAGGGAGATAGGCAAGGAAGGGTGGATCTACACCAATGACTTGCTCCCCTGCTCCCTCCTTACCACTTTCCAGTCCCCGCTTCCATTATCTTTTTCTGCCACCTGTGAGTTCCTGCTATCACACATCACTCAATACAATGACAACTACATTTCACATTCAGCAAACAGTCCTCTTCAGCACACATTGGAGTTTTGAAACAACATTTCACTAGGGGCTAGGGAAGGTAGGATGGGGTTGAGGTACAGAAAGAGACTTGTCCTATGCAACTGAATAGGGCTGAAATTGGCAGACGAGATCTGGGAACCCAGGAAAGTTGACACCCAAATTCCTGTCATGATCAGTAGGTCCCACTCCCTCTCATTGCTCAGGGTCCTGACGTACACctatttcctgaaagatgatttGCTGTCAAGGTGGCACATTTGCTTGTGCAAATAGCTCCACTCTTATAAAGGCTGCATTTatctaaaagggaaaagaattgaCAGTGACAGCGGCTGTGATGGGCAGTAAGGACTCCTCACTGAGATCTGTGTAGGAGATGCTGAGTACAAAAAAAGAGGAGGTTCCCTTCCTTGGATGCCTGAAGTGGAGTTAGAAGACAGACACTGTCCCACTTGTAGGAGAAAACTCTCCCTCCAGAATGAGGAACCTTGTGCCAGTGGCACCTTAGCTTTCCTGCCTTGCCCCACGATGGATTGATCCTCCACCCCATTTCCCTCTGGCAAATGCTTCTTCCCACAGACTAGTTCTTCCTGTCCCTGTACttcaatctcattttatttctattgtGCAACAATGCACCCcaactgaagtcctttctagggaaggagggaaaaagcagaGTTGAAACAGATGTCTTGGAAATCCTGAGAATTAGGAACAGGAATTCTCACATGGGAGTTTCAGGAAGTGGAAAAGGGCCTCACCCTATTTCCACCCATTCCtacttaaaagtaa is part of the Notamacropus eugenii isolate mMacEug1 chromosome 3, mMacEug1.pri_v2, whole genome shotgun sequence genome and harbors:
- the C3AR1 gene encoding C3a anaphylatoxin chemotactic receptor; this encodes MPPTLTNTSSSDLIHQPLREPQVIISIVIFSLTFLLGLPGNALVFWVTGLKMKRSVNTVWFLHLTVADLLCCLSVPFSLIHMVLQGHWPYGWLLCKLIPSIIILNMFASVFLLTAISLDRCAVVLQPIWCQNHRTVRMALAFCAGIWVLAFAMCMPVFLYRETFTDNDYTKCAYNFEEHNLQDDIYSSSSFEKESSLWNPSASELTVTLEGILHPSSSRKYTYPLPSATTDTTRTSNVFFSTKVPGAHSGDASTMDSFNLYGHHPFSDLSQLPEKLSHVESSRIPIVLPEFSTNDSNTDILRNSDIVSYDNEQALPRASSNPLEVPEGTENYLDFFYNYNFTENQLSKTFIAITVTRLVVGFLLPFIIMVICYTLIIFRLNRGHFAKSRSKTLRVAIVVVVTFFVCWTPYHIIGVLSLLASPYTPLEKAVIALDNLSIALASANSCLNPLLYAFMGKDFRQKAKQSIQGILEAAFSEDTIQSSSCPQNKTSLTQDIVSTAV